The genomic window TACGAGGAAGAGACCAATCTGAAAGCCTACCTGCTGCTGGATTGTTCGGCGTCGATGGCCTACCGTTCGGGGGATCGCATGGCCAAGCTCGACTACGCCGGTCTGGTTTGCGGCGCCCTGTCGTACATGATGCTTCGCCAGCGCGACGCGGTGGGGCTGGTCACGTTTGATGAGCGCATCCGTCGCTACATCCCTCCCCGGTCGAAATCCGGCCACCTGCACGTGCTGCTGAGCGAAGTGGCCAACCAGCGGCCGACCGATCGGACGAACGTGGCCGCCGCCCTGCACGAAATGGCTGAACGCATCAAGCGGCGCGGGCTCGTGATTGTCCTGTCTGATCTGCTTGACGACGCCGGGGAGATCATCTCGGGGCTCAGGCATTTCCGGTACAACCGGCACGAGGTCATCGTTTTTCACATCCTCGATCCTCGTGAACGCGATTTCAGGTTCGGCGGCGAAGCCGTCTTCAGGGACATGGAAACCGGTGAGGAACTGTCGACCTCGCCGTACCAGATCAGGAAACACTACGCCCGTCGGGTCAGGGAGTTCACGGACGAAATCGCCGGCGCCTGCCGGCAGTCGAACATCGACTTTCACCCCATCGACACGGGCACGCCGTTCGACAAGGCGCTGTATGCGTTTCTGGCCAAACGGGAGCGGTTGTACTGAGGCCCCGTTCTCCCGCGACTACGGTACGTGATCAATGAACGCTGTGTCTACTTGCCTTCCGTGAAGAACTGCGCCACCCTGGAAGCATACTCGGACAGTGCCGCCATGTCGTCTTCCGAGGGGACCAGGCGCGCCCGGTAGTTCTCTTCGAACACCTTTAGTTTCAGCCCGGCCAGCCGCTCGGCGACGAGCTTTATTCCCTCGCCTCCCCAGCCGTACGAGCCGATGACGGCGGCCTTCTTGCCGGTGCGGTCAACCGTCGAGAACAGGTTAAGCAGGTCCCAGGTCGGTTTGACGGCGTCGCCGTTGAACGTCGGCGTGCCGATCACGACCGCCCTGCTCGCTTCAATCATGTCGCGGGCATCATCGGCCGGGCAGGTCGTCAGGTCCGCCAGCGAGATCTCAAACCCGTGCTTTTGCAGATGGTCGGCCATGGTCTCGGCCAGCCGCCCGGTATTACCATAATTGGAGGCGTAGAACACCGCCACGCGGTTGCCTCCCGAGGCTCTGTCCGCGCTCCACTGGCGGTACTTCTCGATGTACCGGCGCGCGTCCGTGCGGTACACCGGGCCGTGCGACGCGGCCAGGATGCCTGCGTCCAGCCCGTCGAGCTTGGCCAGGTTCCGGCGCACGAAGCCGGAGAACGGCCGCATGATGACGTCCCAGTAGTAGTGTACCTCGTGATCGAGGTCGACCGAGAGCTCGTCGGCGAAAATTGAATCGGCCGCGACGTGCGCCGCAAAGCCGTCGTTGGAAAACAGGACGCCGTCTTCGGCCAGGAATTCCATCATCGTATCCGGCCAGTGCATGTACGGCATGGTCTTGAAACGAAGCGTCTTGCCCTCGAGGTCGATGACGTGATCGTCCTTCACGCCCGTGACGTCGGCCTCGGCGTTAATGATGTTTTGCACAAACGGTACGGCCGGCGCCGCGCAGATGAGCTTGATGTCCGGGTTTTCCCCCAGCAGCGCCAAGACGGCCCCGGAATGGTCCGGCTCCGTGTGATTGACCACCAGGTAGTCGATCTCTTCAACCGGCACGATCTGCCGCACGTTGGCAAGAAAGTCGTCGGCAAACTGCTGCTTGACCGTGTCAATGAGGGCGACCCGCCGGCCCTTTACCAGGTACGCGTTGTAAGTCGTGCCGTGTTTCGTTTCCATGACGATGTCAAACGTCCTGAGGTCGGGATCCTTCACCCCCACCCAGTAAACGTCGTCCGCAATCTGTATGGCGCTCATTGTCGTCAGCCTCCATGTCAAAAGTACGGCAAGTATAGCCAATAGTGTCAGTGAGACAGGCAGTCGGAGAGTGTAACGTCTTTCGGACCGGCCGGGTTCGCCCCTGGCATCACTGCGTCAGGAACTGAACGATCAGATCAGTCGCGGCGGACTCGTCGTCGGGCAGGGGGATAACCCGAAGCTTCTCGGGGCTGGAAAGCTCGATCAGCCGCTCGTACGTCCGGTCCTCGAGGAATTGCGCGTCGGCCAGGACGAGTGAGATGCTGGCGGCCGGCCTGATATCGTCCAGCTTGCGGTACGGCACCGCGTAGCTGGAGCGGATTTCGTACCACCACCAGAAGATGGAGCGGAAGAAGGGCAGCCAGAGCATATTGCGCTCGCTTCTATAGACATCGATCATCCGCCCGGTGGTCAGGTAAGGATTGACCGCCACCACGCGGTCGATTCTTTCTTCCTCGAGTGCCGCCAGCAGGGCGGCATCCCCTCCCAGCGACCAGCCCACGGCGCAAATCGGGCGCACGGCTCGGTCGCGGATATCAAGGTACGCGATGATCTCCTCGAGGTCGCTGGCCTCCAACTGGCCGTCGCCGTGGTACTTTCCCCCGGACAGGCCGGATGCCCGCAGATCGAAGGTCATTACTGCAAAGCCCGAGTCCACAAGAGAACTGGCCAGGGGAAGCCCGGCCGTCCGATCCGTGCGCTCGTCATGCAGCAAAATAACCGTACCGCGAACGGAGTCGCCGGTAAAGGCCCCGCCGGTCAGGTAGACACAGGCAAGTTTCGTCAGCCCGTCGGCCTCCACGTGAAACGTGTCGACCCGAAGCCCGGCCGCGAGAAACGGTTCGGCGTCGTTGACGGCCAGTGAGTCCGGGTTGAAATCGCCGATGTTGTCGCGCCCCATCACCACCTTGGTTCGGTTCAGCGGGTAGATGACAAGGCCAGTCAGCAGGATACCTACCACGAGCAGGAACACAACAACCTGAACAATGTCCTTTACGGTCTGGGATTTCTTGGCCATCGGCTCATCCGACTCCGTGAGTCAAGCGGTCATATTACGTAGTCGCAACGTCAAGTCAACCTCAAAATGCACCGGTCGACAAGTCGGGCAGCCCAAATCACCGGCCGCCGGCACTTTTGAGCAGCGTTTCGGTCCGGCGTGTCGCAGGAGACCGCCCCACGCGCGTCGGCAGGAAGACTCCGAATCTACAGACCGATCTTCCGATTCAGCTCCCCTGGCTCGAGACCCGATACGCGCATATGGCCGTCCTGTTCGGTTAGCTGTAGGTTCGCGTGCTCCCATGTCGAAATCGGGACACGGGAGCACGAGAGCAAGGAACCGCCAGAGCAGCGCAACTGCCTGAAGGTAGACATTTTAACAAGTTCCAGCGGTCGACACGGAGCTGGATTTGCCGGTAATTGGGTGCCGTGCTCCCGATTTTTAAGATCAATTCCGGGAGCACGCAGCCGGGAGCTGCCGCAGCGGTCAGCCGGGCAAAGGCTGCCAGAGGGGACAACCAACTGCATGCGGTCTGGCGGCTTTGGGCCCTGGCGGGCGGTTTGCGCATCCAGGGCCGGCGGGGCATAATCGGGTGCCGATTTTGTGAACGCCGGTGCACCGGCAACGGCGGCTGTCGCCGGCCCCCCTGTTCACAATTTGTACAATCCGTTGCACTCTGCGGCACGGTTGCGAGCAAACGCGTCGCCGACACGTCAGCCCGACGCTTTGAGGTGCCGCAATCGTTCAGCGGCACGGGTGTTGCTCTGGAGGTCTTGCGAATCGTTTCTGGCAAGAGTTCGGACCGCGCCGGTCCCGACATGGGCGTGAAAATCCACGTTTCCCTGGAGACTGGCCCGACGCCCGGCCGACGATTGCCCTGGAAGATCCTTCAGTCGAGGAAAGGTGATCGAGACAAGAGCAACCTGCTAGTAACTTATAACTGCTCGGCAGCCGGGGAATCTCTAAATTCTTTGAGAAATCTCGATTTTTGGTATTGACAATACCGGGTGTCGGGACTATATTGACTCTCGGATGGTAGGTGGAACTTCTGCAGAGTAGTCGAGAACCTCAGACAAGGCGTGTTACGACTTTTTCGTTACTAGCCACTTTCCGACAGACTTTAGATAGTCAGTGTGAGTACTTCGATCTCGGGTTGGCAGAGGGGGCCGCTTGAGGTGTACTAGCAGGTTACTTTCTGACGTACAATTGTTAACGGTGTAAGACCATAGTTTGATTCCGGTGCCAGGGCATCTTGTCCAACGTCCGCGTTGGCTGGATGTCAGCCGGCTGAATGTGTGGTTTGCCTTGAACCGTTCTGAGCGTCGGAGCAAGGGACAGTGACCAGCGACGTCTTAATGCGAAGAAGGAGGTACCTATGCCGAGCGGCTCGAAGTTTACGCCGTATCGCGTTGCCATCGAAGTACTGCTGACGGTATTGCTTGTATCCACGGCGGCGTTTGGCCCCCAGGCGCTTGCCCAGGCTCCCGAATTTTCGATCGAGGGGCTTGATGCGCCTCCTGAACTGATTATTGAGGTCGGGGATACGATCGGGCATTCCGGTCAGAAGAATTCCGTCATCACCGTCTTTATGACCAACACCTTTGACAGCGTCGTTGCCTTCGAGCTTCTGCTCAGGATAGGCAATCGTGAGATCTGCGAGTTCCAATCCGACTCGGCTACAGTGTATGACACGACGTGGTGGCTCTGCTCGGGGTGGGACGGACCCACCTGCACCTCCTACGTGGCGTCCGACTACGAAACCACCTACTGGGTATGCGACTCCGTCGAGGCCGAGATCTGCGTGGACTCCTCACAAGTGCCGGTGGACAGCGCCTGGGAGTGGTTCTGGGTTGCCGACTCCATGCTCGTCGATACCGTCGAGGTGGTCGTGGGCAGTATCGAGACCGAAGGTACCCTTATTGAGGGTTGGGAGGAAGTATCTTCCCGCTCGGTTATTCGCGAGGGAGAGGACATCAAGGTCACGGCGCAGGCCGATCGACTGACGATTCCCGGCACGACTCCCGGGATTCCGCCCCAGCAGGGCGGTGTCCTGTTCCGCCTGCTGGCCGACATCAAGAATCTCGACCCTGAGGATACGCTCCGGACGTCGGCCATCATCCCCGATCCCTGGAAACAGCATTTCAGCTTCTCGGACCCCGACGGCAACGGGCTGGGCGAGTCGGATTCCCTGGTCGTTGACACCGATTACTATCATTGTGAATCCTGGGTTCCGCCGGACTATACGACCTGCTCCCAGTGGGTAAAGGTCTTCCCCTGGGAGGAATACGATTCCATGGCGATCAATACCGACACCGTCTTTTACATCGATTTTGAAAAGACCTGGCTGTTCAACGGCTCAATCAACGTGCTTTCCGGCGTCTGCGGCCAGCTCGACGGTGATCTTGCGTACGAGATCGATATCGGCGACCTGACGTTTATGATCGCGTACCTGTTTCTTGACGGTGAGGCGCCGGAGCCGATGGGTATCGCCAATATGGATTGCAGCGCGGACGGCGTCGTCGACGTCGGTGACCTCACGTACTTCATACGGTACCTCTTTATGGAGGGGGACCCGCCCGGAGGTGACCCGGCGTGCCCGGAGTGCCAGTGACGCCGGGGTAAGGATTGACGTATTCGAGACTGTAAACATAGCGCGGCCGACCCGCCCGGGGCCGGCCGGAGGACACACACGAAGAAAAGATTGCCCCAAAAGGCAATCCCGGTAATAAACAACTTAATGGAAAGGAAAGGAGGACGGCAAAAAGAGGTATATTGCACGCGCTCAAAGTCAAAGGCTTTGGCAATCTTTGCTCATGAGTCGGTGCTGGAGAAAGGTGGTGGCTCTCCTTTTCAGCCAGTCAGGCTCGGTGGTCCGAGGGGGGCCAGAAGGATTGTTAAAGATGGTACAAGTATTATTACTAACAAAGTAACAGGAGACTAAAATGAATCGACTTTCAGTCTTCGTAGCTCTCGCTCTTGTTCTTTGCTTTGGGCTTGCATACGGTCAGACCGAAGTTAGTTTTGAGTCCGTGACTGGCGAGTGGAATGTCGACACTCTGCAAGCTGGTCTGGAGCATCACATCTTCATGAAGACGACCAACATCGGAAGCTACTGCCACTACAACATCACCAATGGCTTCAAGGTGTATTCCGAGGACGGCGCCGAGTGGCTGCTACCGTATGTTGACACCACGTTCGATTCTACGTTCAACCTGATTGACGTGGGTCCGCCGCCGGTGTTTGAGACGGTCGTGGATACGTTTGTGATGCACTCCAAGGCGGACCCGGCCCTTGTGGCGCTGTATGACAAGTTCTTCATCAACGAGTATGGTGTTGATGGACTGCTTGCCGACAGCACCGCATATGCCGGTGTCGGTCTGGACAAGAACAAAGGTATCTATGATGGCTGGGACGCTACGTCCTTCGAAGTCATCATCCAGAGTCGTATCGCGGACCACGGCAAGCACATTTGCATCGATTCAACCTGGACCCCGCCAGGTGGCACCTGGAAATGGGCGGCCCTGACTCCGGGCTTCCCGGATATCCTTCCGGGCTGGTCCGGTATCAAGTGCTGGGTCATCTACGAAGTGCCGGATCTCCCTCCGGAGATCGTCAACTGCAATGATCTCGACAACTATGAAGAGTCTCATTGCGAGGTGCTTACCCGTACCTTCGTTGCTGTGGATCCGGATTCAGATCCCGCTAACATCGAGTACGAGCTTGCTGACGGCCCCGGCGGTATCGACCCGGTCACTGGTGTGTGGAGCTGGAACACTGCTCCGCAGACGTACATCGGCACTATTACGGTCCATGCTAAAAACACGCTTGGGCCTAACACTGACTGGGGTCCGGACTGTGAGATCAACATCGAGGCCACTAATGCAGGCCCGACCATCACCGGCGGATGTGGTGTCAACACCACTGTCCAGACTGGTGAGCTCAAGTCGGTCCTGTTGACGGCCGATGATGACTGCGACGGCAAGGTTTGGACTGTCCCCAGCACGGGCGGCGCTATCGGCGTTGTCTCTGTTGTGGACGGCCTGGTGTCGTACACCCCGGATGACGCGGATGCCTTGCTGGCTCAGCCGATCGTCTTCACGGTCCAGGTTTCTGATGGTCTGCTCACCGATGACTGCACCATCAGCTGGAACGTGATTGCCGGTGCTCCTTATATCGTCAAGATCGAGAAGGAAGAAGGCCCGACGGGCGATGGTGTGCCCCAGGGTCAGTTCACCACTGTCGACGTGACGCTTGAGGGCATCGACATCAACCAGGGTATCGGCGGCTTCAACCTGCTGATTGCGTACGACGCTACGGCGTTGTCCTTCCAGCAGGCGAAAGAGGGTCAGATCTATGTAGATTGCGGTTGGGAGTATTTCACCTACCGTTACGGTCCTGACGGCAACTGCGGCAACGGCTGCCCATCCGGTCTGCTCCGTGTGGTCGGCATTGCCGAGACCAACAATGGCCCGTATCATCCCGGCTGCGCTGTCCCGACCCCGTTCGTCAACGGGCTGCCGGTTACGCTGACCCAGCTGATCTTCCTGGTCAGCAACGACAGGCTTTATGAGTGCATGTACGTGCCGATCCGGTTCTTCTGGATCGAGTGCGGTGACAACACCCTGTCGAACTTTGATGGTACCGAGCTGTACATCTCTGCGAAGGTGTACGATTTCGACAACGCGGATCCCATCAACAGCTTCGCAGTGGAGTTCCCCACCTACCTCGGTGCCCAGGAAGAGTGCCTGGTTGGCGACAAGGTTGCGCCGATTCCGAATGTAGACTTCTACAACGGCGGCGTTGACATTATCTGCAGCGTGGACATTGACGCTCGTGGTGACATTAACGCAAACGGCTGGGCGAATGAAATCGCCGATGCGGTGATGTTCAGTAACTACTTCGTCAATGGTCTGGGTGCCTTTGCTGGTCACCCGGAAGCCTCGATTGCAGCTTCTGACGTCAATGCTGACGGCCTTCCGCTTTCGATCGCCGACCTGGTGTACCTGATCCGTGTCGTGGTCGGAGACGCCATGCCGTATCCGAAGGTGAATCCTGAGGCTGCCACCTACATGCATAATCCTGCCACGGGCGTTGTCTCGGTTGACTCCGAGATGGGCGCTGCGTTCTTCCAGGTGGCCGGTCAGGTGACGCCTGATCTGCTGGCACAGAACATGGAGATGAGCTACCGCTTTGACGGCACCAACACCCGTATCCTGGTCTTCAGCACCGAAATCGGTGAGACCTTTGCGGGTGGCGTGATTGCCGTTGAGGGCGACATCATCACCGCGGAAATGGCCAGGTACGATGGCACGCCGGTCTCGGCCAAGCCGGTTCCGGCTG from Acidobacteriota bacterium includes these protein-coding regions:
- a CDS encoding FprA family A-type flavoprotein; amino-acid sequence: MSAIQIADDVYWVGVKDPDLRTFDIVMETKHGTTYNAYLVKGRRVALIDTVKQQFADDFLANVRQIVPVEEIDYLVVNHTEPDHSGAVLALLGENPDIKLICAAPAVPFVQNIINAEADVTGVKDDHVIDLEGKTLRFKTMPYMHWPDTMMEFLAEDGVLFSNDGFAAHVAADSIFADELSVDLDHEVHYYWDVIMRPFSGFVRRNLAKLDGLDAGILAASHGPVYRTDARRYIEKYRQWSADRASGGNRVAVFYASNYGNTGRLAETMADHLQKHGFEISLADLTTCPADDARDMIEASRAVVIGTPTFNGDAVKPTWDLLNLFSTVDRTGKKAAVIGSYGWGGEGIKLVAERLAGLKLKVFEENYRARLVPSEDDMAALSEYASRVAQFFTEGK
- a CDS encoding T9SS type A sorting domain-containing protein; its protein translation is MNRLSVFVALALVLCFGLAYGQTEVSFESVTGEWNVDTLQAGLEHHIFMKTTNIGSYCHYNITNGFKVYSEDGAEWLLPYVDTTFDSTFNLIDVGPPPVFETVVDTFVMHSKADPALVALYDKFFINEYGVDGLLADSTAYAGVGLDKNKGIYDGWDATSFEVIIQSRIADHGKHICIDSTWTPPGGTWKWAALTPGFPDILPGWSGIKCWVIYEVPDLPPEIVNCNDLDNYEESHCEVLTRTFVAVDPDSDPANIEYELADGPGGIDPVTGVWSWNTAPQTYIGTITVHAKNTLGPNTDWGPDCEINIEATNAGPTITGGCGVNTTVQTGELKSVLLTADDDCDGKVWTVPSTGGAIGVVSVVDGLVSYTPDDADALLAQPIVFTVQVSDGLLTDDCTISWNVIAGAPYIVKIEKEEGPTGDGVPQGQFTTVDVTLEGIDINQGIGGFNLLIAYDATALSFQQAKEGQIYVDCGWEYFTYRYGPDGNCGNGCPSGLLRVVGIAETNNGPYHPGCAVPTPFVNGLPVTLTQLIFLVSNDRLYECMYVPIRFFWIECGDNTLSNFDGTELYISAKVYDFDNADPINSFAVEFPTYLGAQEECLVGDKVAPIPNVDFYNGGVDIICSVDIDARGDINANGWANEIADAVMFSNYFVNGLGAFAGHPEASIAASDVNADGLPLSIADLVYLIRVVVGDAMPYPKVNPEAATYMHNPATGVVSVDSEMGAAFFQVAGQVTPDLLAQNMEMSYRFDGTNTRILVFSTEIGETFAGGVIAVEGDIITAEMARYDGTPVSAKPVPADYSLAQNYPNPFNPTTMLAFDLKNAGEWSVTIYNVTGQVVNVLSGYDEAGTVTVEWDASSLASGIYFYKLEAGDFSATKKAVLLK
- a CDS encoding alpha/beta fold hydrolase, which translates into the protein MAKKSQTVKDIVQVVVFLLVVGILLTGLVIYPLNRTKVVMGRDNIGDFNPDSLAVNDAEPFLAAGLRVDTFHVEADGLTKLACVYLTGGAFTGDSVRGTVILLHDERTDRTAGLPLASSLVDSGFAVMTFDLRASGLSGGKYHGDGQLEASDLEEIIAYLDIRDRAVRPICAVGWSLGGDAALLAALEEERIDRVVAVNPYLTTGRMIDVYRSERNMLWLPFFRSIFWWWYEIRSSYAVPYRKLDDIRPAASISLVLADAQFLEDRTYERLIELSSPEKLRVIPLPDDESAATDLIVQFLTQ
- a CDS encoding DUF58 domain-containing protein, with product MPADYRQYLQPETVSKLKGMELRARMVVEGFIAGLHKSPYHGFSVEFADYRQYMPGDNIRDIDWKVYAKTDRHYIKQYEEETNLKAYLLLDCSASMAYRSGDRMAKLDYAGLVCGALSYMMLRQRDAVGLVTFDERIRRYIPPRSKSGHLHVLLSEVANQRPTDRTNVAAALHEMAERIKRRGLVIVLSDLLDDAGEIISGLRHFRYNRHEVIVFHILDPRERDFRFGGEAVFRDMETGEELSTSPYQIRKHYARRVREFTDEIAGACRQSNIDFHPIDTGTPFDKALYAFLAKRERLY